The following are from one region of the Salvia hispanica cultivar TCC Black 2014 chromosome 1, UniMelb_Shisp_WGS_1.0, whole genome shotgun sequence genome:
- the LOC125219100 gene encoding receptor-like protein 47, whose amino-acid sequence MLSNLLLFICFLISSFNFTAHSYNNKCLRHQETMFLQLKQELIFNSDFSTKLVRWNESDVCCKWPGVECDASGYVVSLPLDGEDISGGIGDSSSLFRFKNMQKFNLDCNYFNDAIPKEKDRKRCKKTKVQQPLFEPILPESLKSNQCLIHTILFVFERASRGYLARLNRSSVEKVMTILRTLRSAVKADGNLGGNSRKKINYYIVKPNLSHILKATKINLFPAYKYL is encoded by the exons ATGCTTTCAAACTTGTTGTTGTTCATTTGTTTCCTAATTTCATCCTTCAATTTCACTGCCCATTCTTATAATAACAAATGCCTTCGTCATCAGGAAACCATGTTTCTTCAACTCAAGCAAGAGTTGATCTTCAATTCCGATTTTTCAACAAAACTTGTGCGATGGAATGAAAGTGATGTGTGCTGCAAGTGGCCCGGTGTGGAATGTGATGCTTCTGGCTACGTCGTTAGTTTGCCGCTTGATGGTGAGGACATTTCTGGTGGAATTGGGGATTCATCGAGTCTCTTCagatttaaaaatatgcaGAAGTTTAACCTTGACTGCAATTACTTCAATGATGCCATTCCAAAAG aaaaagatagaaaaaggtgcaaaaagACCAAGGTGCAGCAGCCTCTGTTCGAGCCCATTCTGCCAGAgagtttgaagtccaatcagtgcttaattcataccattctctttgtcttcgaaagagcttcgcgtggatatctcgcacgtctcaatcggagttctgtggagaaagttatgactATTCTACGAACGttgcgcagtgcagtcaaaGCTGACGGGAATTTAGGCGGAAATTCacggaagaaaataaattattatattgtgaagccaaatctctCCCATATCTTGAAGGCCACGAAAATTAACCTTTTTCCAGCTTATAAATACCTCTAA
- the LOC125189849 gene encoding receptor-like protein 35, which yields MCLCNASQLDSLSLSGNKLSGSIPACLLINLQEIDLSCNNISGSIPLFPLKRIVALHLSQNKINGSIADIFPRYSGLYYLDVSNNALEGKIPRSLAHCKELGYMNVGNNMMSDTFPCMLSSHSVLVLHSNKFHGEVICHINWPKLKILDISSNQFSGSLESINFSSWTAMMLPSDGKLRGNISYMFGNSGMTLIIKGQIEELHKIWLTNLESLDLSVNQLAGPIPEELGGLTFLSKLNLSYNKFVGAIPKGRQIQTFSGDSFEGNSGLCGFPLDINCSNTNVPPPGYDDNGEEKRGIEWEYVCAAVGYVVGAGSMRRGC from the exons ATGTGCCTCTGCAATGCCTCACAACTCGATTCTCTTAGCTTGTctggaaataaattaagtggcAGCATACCCGCTTGCCTACTTATAAACCTTCAGGAGATCGATCTGAGTTGTAACAACATCAGCGGCAGCATACCCCTATTCCCTCTTAAAAGGATTGTAGCGCTCCATCTTagccaaaacaaaatcaacgGTAGCATTGCAGATATTTTTCCTAGGTATTCTGGGCTATATTATTTGGATGTTAGCAATAATGCTTTAGAAGGGAAGATCCCAAGGTCCCTTGCACATTGCAAGGAGTTGGGGTACATGAATGTTGGCAACAACATGATGAGTGACACTTTTCCATGCATGCTATCGAGCCATAGTGTTCTTGTTTTGCACTCCAATAAATTCCATGGGGAAGTAATATGTCACATCAATTGGCCCAAACTCAAAATTCTGGATATATCTTCAAATCAATTTAGTGGAAGTCTAGAATCAATCAACTTCTCTAGCTGGACGGCTATGATGCTACCGAGTGATGGAAAATTGAGAGGCAACATTAGCTACATGTTTGGGAACTCTGGCATGACATTAATCATCAAAGGGCAAATAGAAGAGCTTCACAAGATATG GTTGACTAATCTCGAATCACTCGACCTCTCTGTAAACCAGCTAGCCGGGCCGATCCCAGAGGAGCTTGGAGGGCTCACATtcctttcaaaattaaatctctCCTACAATAAGTTTGTTGGAGCAATCCCAAAAGGGCGGCAAATTCAAACATTCTCAGGTGATTCATTTGAAGGAAATTCGGGGCTATGCGGTTTCCCTCTCGACATAAACTGCAGTAATACTAATGTACCACCACCGGGATATGATGATAATGGGGAAGAGAAGAGGGGGATAGAGTGGGAATATGTGTGTGCTGCAGTTGGATACGTTGTGGGAGCAGGAAGCATGAGAAGAGGTTGTTGA